Proteins encoded within one genomic window of Papio anubis isolate 15944 chromosome X, Panubis1.0, whole genome shotgun sequence:
- the APLN gene encoding apelin: protein MNLRLCVQALLLLWLSLTAVCGGPLMQLPYGNGLEEGNVRHLVQPRGSRNGPGPWQGGRRKFRRQRPRLSHKGPMPF, encoded by the exons ATGAATCTGCGGCTCTGCGTGCAGGCGCTCCTGCTGCTCTGGCTCTCCTTGACCGCGGTGTGTGGAG GGCCCCTGATGCAGCTTCCCTATGGGAATGGGCTGGAAGAGGGCAATGTCCGCCACCTGGTGCAGCCCAGAGGGTCGAGGAACGGGCCAGGGCCCTGGCAGGGAGGTCGAAGGAAATTCCGCCGCCAGCGGCCCCGCCTCTCCCATAAGGGACCCATGCCTTTCTGA